A region from the Sander vitreus isolate 19-12246 chromosome 1, sanVit1, whole genome shotgun sequence genome encodes:
- the rxfp3.3a1 gene encoding relaxin-3 receptor 1: MEWDCFSNLEDIDVTADGSPVLRFLICLVYSVVCAAGLMGNLLVIFFIRVKQERKKSTVNFFVLNLAVTDLQFVLTLPFWAVDTVLDFSWPFGDAMCKIILSVTVMNMYASVFFLTAMSVTRYCSVVSALNNRTRQKSCPAEWTCAIIWTLATLATAPTSIFSTVSNVTGEKLCLLRFPGGQYWLAVYHIQKILVGFVLPMSIVSISYIMLLRFVRNRSMKTSNPKWRCQVTKSITIVVLSFFLCWMPNHAITLWSVLVKLNVANWDKAYYIVHTYVFPLTVCLAHTNSCLNPIIYCLMRKKFRNKLRSLIHRG, translated from the coding sequence ATGGAGTGGGACTGCTTCAGCAACCTGGAGGACATCGACGTGACAGCTGACGGGAGCCCGGTTCTGAGGTTCCTCATCTGCCTTGTTTATTCTGTTGTATGCGCTGCGGGTCTGATGGGCAACCTGCTGGTCATCTTCTTCATCAGGGTCAAACAAGAGAGGAAGAAGTCCACAGTGAACTTCTTCGTGCTCAACTTGGCAGTGACGGACCTGCAGTTCGTGCTCACTCTGCCCTTCTGGGCCGTGGACACCGTGCTGGACTTCAGCTGGCCGTTTGGAGACGCCATGTGCAAAATCATCCTCTCGGTCACCGTGATGAACATGTACGCCAGCGTGTTTTTTCTCACTGCCATGAGTGTGACCCGCTACTGCTCAGTCGTCTCGGCTCTAAACAACAGAACCAGGCAGAAGTCCTGTCCCGCCGAATGGACCTGCGCAATCATTTGGACACTGGCGACTCTGGCGACTGCGCCCACGTCCATTTTCTCCACTGTCAGCAACGTAACTGGAGAAAAACTCTGTTTGCTGAGGTTTCCTGGTGGTCAGTACTGGTTAGCAGTTTATCACATACAGAAGATACTTGTTGGCTTTGTGTTGCCAATGTCCATCGTGTCAATCAGCTACATAATGCTGCTGCGTTTCGTTCGTAATCGGAGTATGAAAACAAGCAACCCCAAATGGAGATGCCAAGTTACAAAATCTATCACCATCGTCGTGTTGTCCTTCTTCCTGTGCTGGATGCCGAACCATGCCATCACCTTGTGGAGCGTGCTGGTCAAACTGAACGTTGCAAACTGGGACAAAGCCTATTACATAGTCCACACATATGTGTTCCCTCTGACCGTCTGTCTGGCTCACACCAACAGCTGTCTGAACCCGATTATTTACTGCCTCATGAGGAAGAAGTTCAGGAACAAACTGAGAAGTCTGATACACAGAGGATAA